In a genomic window of Colius striatus isolate bColStr4 chromosome 2, bColStr4.1.hap1, whole genome shotgun sequence:
- the MALL gene encoding MAL-like protein → MSGNVSVPLGCSVSPFPRREWRGASAGRSRRDAPAGVSLKSRPGAARGTHRRAEHAQASAAPAQRARPPAPMALATAPAQGSAQPALPSGPAVFKTIPYAFILPEILCGTWVWILVAATSVSLPLLQGWVMYVSLSSCLISLFFLLSYLFGFHKNSENWRVLDSLYHGATAILYLSAAVLQANATIRSESEYQTPLYYQLNSAASFFAFLTAFLYILHAFNIYYQ, encoded by the exons ATGTCAGGAAACGTGTCTGTCCCGCTGGGGTGTAGCGTTTCCCCCTTCCCTCGGCGGGAGTGGCGCGGTGCCAGCGCGGGCCGGTCCCGCCGTGACGCGCCGGCGGGTGTGTCGCTGAAAAGCCGCCCGGGAGCGGCGCGGGGCACGCACAGGCGAGCGGAGCACGCACAGGCGAGCGCAGCCCCGGCGCAGCGGGCACGGCCGCCAGCCCCCATGGCCCTGGCCACCGCCCCCGCGCAAGGCTCCGCGCAGCCCGCCCTGCCCTCCGGACCCGCCGTCTTCAAAACCATCCCCTACGCCTTCATCCTACCGGAGATT TTGTGCGGGACCTGGGTGTGGATCCTCGTGGCTGCCACTTCCGTCTCCTTACCgctgctgcagggatgggtgaTGTACGtgtccctcagctcctgcctcatctccctgttcttcctCCTGAGCTACCTCTTTGGCTTTCACAAAAACAGCGAGAACTGGAGAGTGCTG GACAGTCTGTACCACGgtgccacagccattctgtacCTGAGTGCCGCAGTCCTGCAAGCCAACGCCACCATCCGCTCCGAGTCTGAGTACCAGACGCCGCTTTACTACCAGCTCAACAGCGCCGCATCG TTCTTTGCCTTCCTCACAGCCTTCCTGTACATCCTGCACGCCTTCAACATCTACTACCAGTGA